Within the Candidatus Paceibacterota bacterium genome, the region TACAACCAATTAAAGGAAAAGGGGATCATCATCCACTTCGGAACTTGGCTTGTAGAAAGCGAACCTCAAGTTATTCTGGTTGACTACAGAAACTACTGGTCTGCAGTAAATGAGATCAAAAAAGATATATGGGACAACTACGGTCTTGATTCCTTGAATAGTCCTTATGACTTCAATGAACCGGTCCTATGGAGCTGGGCTGTGGGAATATTAATGGAGAACATCATGAAGGTCCATTCGAAAAAGACCATTGTTTTGCATGCTCATGAATGGCTTTCGGGCGGAGCGATCCTATATTTGAAGAAGAACAAGATAAACGTTGCAACTGTCTTTACGACGCATGCGACAACTCTTGGCAGGACCATAGCCGGGCACGGAGGCGATCTTTATTCGATTCTCGATAAAATAAACCCGAGAGATGAGTCATATAAATATGGCGTGAACGCCAAACACGACCTTGAAAAAATAACCGCGCACGCTGCGGATGTGTTTTCGACAGTAAGCCAGATCACCGCGCTGGAATCGAAGTATATATTGGAGAAAGATGCCGACGTGCTGCTTCCAAACGGCCTTGATATGTCGAAATTCCATAGTTTTGAAGAACTGACATTGAAACATAATGCCTATAGAACAAAGCTCAGAGAGTTTGTCTTATATTATTTCTACCCATATTACAATATAGATCTGAAAAACAGCTTGTTCTTCTTTACGGCCAGCAGATACGAATTTCACAATAAAGGCCTGGACATATTCATCGAATCGCTGGGAAGGCTGAACGATAAACTGAAAAAGGACAAGAGTAAAAAAACCGTCATTACATTCTTCTGGATACCGGCGTCCATAAACAGCATCCGGCAAGACCTCATCGAAGCAAGAGAATCTTTCCAGGATCTGAAAGATCTACTCGAGGAAAATCAGGAAGAGATCAAAGAAAATCTGTTATATACGCTATCTTCACAGAAAGAGATCAATGAAAAAAATATTATAGGCAGCGATTCATCCCTGGAACTTAAAAGGAAGATAATGCAGCTTAGATCAAAAAGCGGGAGAGCGCCAGTGTCAACTCACGAATTGATCGACCCGGATAACGATCCGATAATGAAAGCGTTCAAGCAGGCAGGCCTTCTTAACAGCGAAGAAGACAGGGTCAAGGTTATTTTTTATCCCATCTATTTGAGCGGTGCGGACGGACTTAGCGATCTGGACTACTATCAGAGCATTCAAGCCTGCCATCTTGGAGTATTCCCTTCTTATTATGAACCCTGGGGCTACACCCCGCTCGAGACCGCGGCGCTCGGCGTCGGTTCCCTGACAAGCAACTTATCCGGATTTGGACGGTACTTTTATGAAAAATTACACGACATTGAATTGCCGGGCATATATATTCTTGATATAGAAAAAACCAAAAGGGAGGAAATGATGAATACATTCGTCGATATCCTGTATAACTACACCAATCTGGACAAAAGAGGCAGGATCGACAACAAGATCCAGGCAAGAAAGGTAGCCTTTATGGCAGATTGGAAGATATTTGCGGAAAATTATATCGACGCCCACAATATGGCGGTTTCAAAAATCAATAAATAACTCACGCACAAAACATGATCGAGCTTCGAAAGGACTATATACTTGACAGATGGAGCTATATTGCGCTTGATCGGGAAAACAGGCTGAAGCAATTTAAGGAAAGCGGAGACAGCAAGACGGAGGGCGTTTGCTTCTTTTGCCCGGGAAATGAAAACATGACTCCTCCCGAAATTGGCCGGATCGGTACAGCGGATTCGTGGAAAATAAGATGGTTTCCAAATAAATTTCCAATTACCGAGAGCAGCGTCCAAAGCAATATCGATTTTGGCAAAAAGTTTTTTACAAAAGGAAACGCATTCGGATATCATGAGGTGATCGCGGAGACTGCTGACCACAAAAGACAGCTTTGGGATCTTGATGAATCGGAATTATGCGAACTATTAAAAGTATATGGGTCAAGGATCCGTGAATTATCGAAAAAAGATGGAGTTAAATATGTCCAGCTGTTTAAAAATAGCGGAAGCGAAGCGGGAACTTCCATTATACATTCGCATACGCAGATAGTAACAACAAGCATGATCCCGGAGTCCGTAGTTGAAAAAATAGCAGCCACAAAAAGATTTGAGTCATGTCCATACTGTGAAATCATAGAGATCGAAAAGAACAGTGAAAGATTCATATATGAAAACGATGATTTTATTGTTTTTGCGCCATTTGCACCGAGATTCAACTATGAAACATGCATATTTCCGAAGAAACACTGCAAGGGAATATCCGATCTGCAAGAAAAAGAATATGCAAATTTGGCTTCCGCATTCAAAAAAATCCTATCAAAACTTGCATTACTGAATGCACCATATAATTTCTGCCTGCATCATTCTACGGAAAGCGCAGATCTGCATTTTCACTTTGAAATAATGCCGAGACTGAATAAGTGGGCGGGTTTTGAACTGGCTACTGATTCATATGTAATTACAGTGTCACCGGAAAATGCAGCTAAGTTTTTTAAAGAATAATCGCATGATGAAAAAACCGCTTATATCATTATCCGACATACCCGATGCGATCATGGGGCTTTGTCTTATATTCGGAATCGGCTCGGTTTTCGGATTGCTCGTCTTTGCGTCATTCGAGATCGAGAGGACTAAGGTTTTGGAGGCAAGAGAATCGACATCTCTCGAAGGTGAATACTTCGGGAATAAATTCATACTGGTTAAAACTCCATATAAAAATTCAACGATAAGCAATCCCGCTTATGTTTCAGGAATGGCCAATGTCTATGAGGCTAACGTCAGAATAAGGATCAAGGAAGAGGGCAATGTGCTCGCAGACACCTTTCTGACCGCCGAGGGAACAGCGGATGATCTGTATGACTATAATGGCGATATCATGTTCTCGTTTCCCGAAAAGCCCAATGGCTCGATAGAGATATTTGAAGAAAATCCGAAAAACGGAAAGGACACCTATAAAGTCATTATTCCGGTAGTGTTCGAGGATCACTCTGAACTGATCAAATGGAATG harbors:
- a CDS encoding glycogen/starch synthase, which encodes MTIQKKQIKADMLFEMSWEVCNKVGGIFTVLSSKARHMKEYYDDNYFLVGPYIAESTRSSFKEESVPEIYKDSYNQLKEKGIIIHFGTWLVESEPQVILVDYRNYWSAVNEIKKDIWDNYGLDSLNSPYDFNEPVLWSWAVGILMENIMKVHSKKTIVLHAHEWLSGGAILYLKKNKINVATVFTTHATTLGRTIAGHGGDLYSILDKINPRDESYKYGVNAKHDLEKITAHAADVFSTVSQITALESKYILEKDADVLLPNGLDMSKFHSFEELTLKHNAYRTKLREFVLYYFYPYYNIDLKNSLFFFTASRYEFHNKGLDIFIESLGRLNDKLKKDKSKKTVITFFWIPASINSIRQDLIEARESFQDLKDLLEENQEEIKENLLYTLSSQKEINEKNIIGSDSSLELKRKIMQLRSKSGRAPVSTHELIDPDNDPIMKAFKQAGLLNSEEDRVKVIFYPIYLSGADGLSDLDYYQSIQACHLGVFPSYYEPWGYTPLETAALGVGSLTSNLSGFGRYFYEKLHDIELPGIYILDIEKTKREEMMNTFVDILYNYTNLDKRGRIDNKIQARKVAFMADWKIFAENYIDAHNMAVSKINK
- a CDS encoding DUF4931 domain-containing protein yields the protein MIELRKDYILDRWSYIALDRENRLKQFKESGDSKTEGVCFFCPGNENMTPPEIGRIGTADSWKIRWFPNKFPITESSVQSNIDFGKKFFTKGNAFGYHEVIAETADHKRQLWDLDESELCELLKVYGSRIRELSKKDGVKYVQLFKNSGSEAGTSIIHSHTQIVTTSMIPESVVEKIAATKRFESCPYCEIIEIEKNSERFIYENDDFIVFAPFAPRFNYETCIFPKKHCKGISDLQEKEYANLASAFKKILSKLALLNAPYNFCLHHSTESADLHFHFEIMPRLNKWAGFELATDSYVITVSPENAAKFFKE